In one Salipiger abyssi genomic region, the following are encoded:
- a CDS encoding VapE domain-containing protein: MSHSNNDAAEMQANLDVALAWAEVGIPIFPARAESKRPHVTGWQDKATTDPAQLRRWWRKWPDAMPAIPTGSRSGIAVLDLDRKNGKDGFETLRELGHDPDVLSPHVISTPSGGGHIYFRHVDGLRNSTDEIGPGVDVRAYGGLVIAPGAINGKGSYGRLSGPLKRIVADLPEWPAVLQSPARKPRQSSGDVTGLSFEDFRDALMTVPNDDTNPDAAGRDWWVKMLAGVHHETDGSEEGLELAQEWSAQHDSYDPDQTEAVWQSFLRNDGATGATVLWEARKRGWGFNPADLLTDEDVEVARERGAVLDLLPDDDTPPPEGTLEYVEWMMEQPDDAPTPAKKDWGTPIMRGNNPVINLHNTTLYLGRNLDSVLPGLAHNRMTGRDEWRDGPLTDAAVSLARIALERLGLQTVGKDLVADAAQTVARKLAYHPIRDQLRALRWDGKPRLDSWLVRHAGAENTPYTRAVGRKFLIAMVARVMEPGCKHDHTLVLSGEQGQNKSTACRVLAGAEYFSDTLPSITGDRTDAIRHLQGKWLVEFAELAPSRKSETEDLKAFLSGAVDRVRLPYARYDEAFHRQCVFVGTTNEEQFLRDATGGRRFWPVRVCKVIDIEALTAERDQLFAEAFAAYSDDEPWWLDRDFEAEHAKPVQEAARESDSWAEDVAAWLDLPQYDQDEEGTVRTEVTISEVLSGPLELTSAQQHQGHQKRAAAIMRDLGWVKRKTRSKNVWCRGDFQ; the protein is encoded by the coding sequence ATGAGTCACAGTAATAATGATGCAGCGGAAATGCAAGCCAATCTGGACGTGGCGCTGGCGTGGGCGGAGGTCGGGATTCCGATCTTCCCGGCGCGGGCCGAAAGCAAGCGCCCCCACGTCACCGGCTGGCAGGATAAGGCCACGACCGACCCGGCTCAGCTCCGCCGCTGGTGGCGCAAGTGGCCCGACGCCATGCCCGCTATCCCTACCGGCAGCCGCTCTGGCATTGCGGTGCTCGACCTCGACCGCAAGAACGGGAAGGACGGCTTCGAGACGCTGCGCGAGCTGGGGCACGACCCGGACGTGCTGAGCCCGCATGTCATCTCCACGCCTTCTGGCGGAGGGCACATTTACTTCCGACATGTGGACGGGCTGCGCAACTCCACAGATGAGATCGGGCCGGGCGTTGACGTGCGGGCCTATGGCGGGCTTGTCATTGCCCCCGGCGCAATCAACGGCAAGGGCAGCTATGGGCGGCTCAGCGGCCCGCTGAAGCGCATTGTGGCCGATCTGCCGGAATGGCCCGCCGTTCTTCAGTCGCCCGCTCGCAAGCCGCGCCAGAGCTCAGGCGATGTGACTGGGCTATCATTTGAAGATTTCCGGGACGCGCTCATGACCGTGCCCAACGACGACACCAACCCGGATGCTGCGGGCCGGGACTGGTGGGTCAAAATGCTGGCCGGGGTTCACCATGAGACAGACGGTTCAGAGGAAGGCTTAGAGCTGGCGCAGGAATGGTCCGCTCAGCACGACTCCTATGATCCCGACCAAACCGAAGCCGTCTGGCAATCCTTCCTCCGCAACGACGGGGCGACTGGTGCCACGGTTCTTTGGGAAGCGCGGAAGCGCGGCTGGGGCTTCAACCCCGCTGACCTGCTAACCGACGAAGACGTTGAGGTGGCTCGCGAGCGTGGCGCGGTGCTGGACCTGCTACCCGACGATGACACGCCGCCGCCCGAAGGGACGCTGGAATACGTTGAATGGATGATGGAGCAGCCTGACGACGCGCCGACCCCCGCGAAGAAAGACTGGGGCACTCCGATCATGCGGGGCAATAATCCCGTCATTAACCTCCACAACACCACGCTCTATCTGGGCCGGAACCTCGACTCCGTGCTTCCCGGGCTGGCCCACAACAGGATGACGGGCCGGGATGAATGGCGCGACGGGCCACTGACTGACGCCGCCGTATCCCTCGCCCGGATCGCCCTAGAGCGGCTGGGTCTGCAAACTGTGGGCAAGGACTTAGTGGCCGACGCGGCTCAAACCGTGGCCCGGAAGCTGGCCTATCACCCGATCCGGGACCAGCTGAGGGCGCTCCGCTGGGACGGAAAGCCCCGGCTGGACTCGTGGCTGGTGCGCCATGCCGGGGCAGAGAATACCCCCTACACCCGTGCCGTGGGGCGCAAGTTCCTAATCGCAATGGTGGCGCGGGTGATGGAGCCCGGATGCAAGCACGATCACACGCTTGTCCTGTCCGGGGAGCAAGGCCAGAACAAGAGCACGGCTTGCCGCGTCCTCGCAGGGGCGGAGTATTTCAGCGACACGCTGCCCAGCATCACGGGGGACAGGACCGACGCAATCCGGCACCTTCAAGGGAAATGGCTGGTCGAATTTGCCGAGCTGGCACCGTCCCGGAAGAGCGAAACGGAAGACCTCAAAGCCTTTCTCTCTGGGGCCGTCGACCGGGTGCGGCTGCCCTATGCCCGCTATGACGAAGCCTTCCATCGCCAGTGCGTTTTCGTGGGCACGACGAATGAGGAACAGTTCCTCCGAGACGCGACGGGCGGGCGGCGCTTCTGGCCCGTGAGAGTGTGCAAAGTCATCGACATTGAGGCGCTGACCGCTGAGCGTGACCAGCTCTTTGCCGAAGCCTTTGCCGCATACAGCGACGATGAACCGTGGTGGCTGGACCGGGACTTTGAGGCTGAACACGCAAAGCCGGTGCAGGAAGCTGCACGAGAGTCCGATAGCTGGGCCGAAGACGTGGCCGCGTGGCTGGACCTCCCTCAGTATGATCAGGACGAAGAGGGCACCGTCAGGACGGAAGTCACCATCTCCGAGGTGCTGAGTGGGCCGCTTGAACTCACCAGCGCACAGCAACACCAAGGGCACCAAAAACGGGCCGCTGCGATCATGCGCGATCTGGGGTGGGTGAAGCGGAAGACCCGGAGCAAGAACGTCTGGTGCAGGGGGGATTTTCAGTGA
- a CDS encoding DUF6538 domain-containing protein — MSLKKIGKTYHLRRRVPKRFAAIEPRELVSQSLHTDSEQLAKLKAEAAWAELIEGWESRLAGDTQDAERRFDAARELAERRGFRFMPAAKVAELPKAELLDRIEAVPEHKGEPNPVEAAAILGAVTEPPITVTRALDLYWALAKDKTLGKSEDQIRRWQNPRKKAVKNFVEVVGDRPLPQITGDDMLAFRDWWIDRIADEDMTPNSANKDLIHLGDVLKTVNRMKRLGLVLPLSDLSLKEGEAKKRPPFSVPWIRDHLLKPGALDGLNDEARAILLVMVNTGCRPSEIAALTPETIHLKANVPHISIEPVGRQLKSRRARRKIALTGVSLEAMRGFPGGFPRYRDRSGLSGAVNKFLRENGLLESDRHSLYSLRHAFEDRLLAAKVDERVRRDLMGHRLTREEYGDGATLEYQREVLSPLAI; from the coding sequence ATGTCTCTCAAGAAGATCGGGAAGACCTACCATTTGCGCCGCCGGGTGCCCAAGCGGTTCGCCGCTATCGAGCCGCGCGAGCTGGTCTCTCAGAGCCTGCACACTGACTCCGAACAGCTCGCCAAGTTGAAGGCTGAAGCCGCATGGGCTGAGCTGATCGAGGGTTGGGAAAGCCGATTGGCCGGTGACACTCAGGATGCAGAGCGCAGATTTGATGCGGCGCGTGAGCTGGCAGAGCGCCGGGGATTCCGATTCATGCCCGCCGCGAAGGTGGCAGAGCTGCCCAAGGCTGAGCTTCTGGACCGCATCGAAGCCGTGCCGGAGCACAAAGGCGAGCCCAACCCGGTCGAGGCTGCCGCCATCTTGGGCGCGGTCACAGAGCCGCCCATCACGGTGACGCGGGCGCTTGACCTCTACTGGGCGCTCGCCAAGGACAAGACGCTGGGGAAGAGTGAAGACCAAATCAGGCGCTGGCAGAACCCGCGCAAGAAGGCGGTTAAGAACTTCGTCGAAGTTGTTGGCGATAGGCCACTGCCCCAGATCACCGGAGACGATATGCTGGCCTTCCGCGACTGGTGGATTGACCGCATTGCCGATGAGGACATGACGCCCAACAGCGCGAACAAGGACCTGATCCACCTTGGCGACGTGCTCAAAACGGTCAACCGGATGAAGCGGCTGGGGCTTGTCCTGCCGCTTTCGGACCTGTCCTTGAAGGAAGGCGAAGCCAAGAAGCGCCCGCCGTTTTCGGTGCCGTGGATTCGGGATCACCTTTTGAAGCCCGGCGCGTTGGACGGTCTCAACGATGAGGCCCGCGCCATCTTGCTGGTGATGGTGAACACGGGATGCAGACCCTCGGAGATTGCCGCTCTGACGCCCGAGACGATCCATCTCAAGGCCAACGTGCCCCACATCTCGATTGAGCCGGTAGGCCGCCAGCTCAAGAGCCGCCGGGCGCGTCGGAAGATCGCGCTGACTGGGGTCAGCTTGGAGGCCATGCGCGGCTTCCCGGGCGGCTTCCCGCGCTACCGCGACAGGTCGGGCTTGTCCGGTGCGGTGAACAAGTTCTTGCGGGAAAACGGCTTGTTGGAGTCCGACAGACATTCGCTCTACTCGTTGAGACATGCGTTTGAAGACCGCTTGCTTGCGGCCAAGGTTGATGAACGGGTGCGGCGGGATTTGATGGGCCATCGCCTCACCCGAGAAGAGTATGGCGACGGTGCCACGCTGGAATATCAGCGCGAAGTTCTGTCCCCTCTGGCCATCTGA
- a CDS encoding phage head-tail joining protein translates to MASVAELTQMRADLHAARMTGAREFRDQNGETVVYKSDSEMARALAALDAEIAAQSARPASTILFKTSKGL, encoded by the coding sequence ATGGCGTCCGTGGCTGAGCTGACTCAAATGCGGGCGGACCTCCATGCCGCCCGCATGACCGGGGCACGGGAGTTCCGCGACCAGAACGGCGAAACCGTCGTCTACAAGTCCGACTCCGAGATGGCCCGGGCTCTTGCCGCGCTGGACGCTGAGATCGCTGCCCAGTCCGCCCGCCCAGCCTCCACCATCCTCTTCAAGACCTCGAAAGGACTCTGA
- a CDS encoding DUF2190 family protein, protein MKNYVQKGENITVTAAAAASSGDGVLMGSLFGIAAGDAAIGEDLDLVTVGVFSMPKVSTDVMTVGAPVYWDDSAGLVTTDDDTGSNAEIGLAVTAAANPSGTVNVRLHG, encoded by the coding sequence ATGAAGAACTACGTGCAGAAGGGTGAGAACATCACCGTGACCGCAGCCGCCGCCGCCAGCTCGGGCGATGGCGTTCTCATGGGCAGCCTCTTCGGCATTGCCGCCGGGGACGCTGCTATCGGCGAAGACCTCGACCTTGTGACCGTGGGCGTCTTTTCCATGCCGAAGGTGAGCACCGACGTGATGACGGTTGGTGCGCCCGTCTACTGGGATGACTCTGCCGGGCTGGTCACAACCGACGACGACACCGGCAGCAACGCGGAAATCGGGCTGGCCGTGACCGCAGCCGCCAACCCCAGCGGCACCGTCAACGTGCGGCTCCACGGCTGA
- a CDS encoding phage portal protein, whose amino-acid sequence MAFPFLPKLFRRAAKPTHVRRFDGAAGGRRGWGMGTMGRINPEVSAAGASLRSRARYLAANNPWLAQAVANWAGALVGPGIVPTAKHPDAELSAYFQNWADEADADGRTDFWGLQSDIARGVVIDGEAFVQIITTEAGPKLRLIPPELVDESLTRELADGACIVQGVEFDADGNRVAYHVLPSRPHDQFANYAPPVRVPADDILHIMKPLAAGQVRGVSWIAPVILPASDFDQLCDALLVGVKVAAMHSAFLVDMNGTAGEPYDGTESGGIMETGLEPGTMKRLPTGYDVKFNTPGQTQEIGAFLRLNLQQLAAGLGLPEHLVSGDLTGANYSSLRAGLLPFRQRVEQVQYGTLVPQLLRPIWRRVVTFGVLSGELAAPDFETNPRAYLACEWLPPKPMQVDPLKDVQATVAELEAGLTSRRKAVAERGWSVKDLDSEIAADPHTPKRKESDNAA is encoded by the coding sequence ATGGCGTTCCCCTTCCTGCCCAAGCTCTTCCGCCGCGCTGCGAAGCCCACCCATGTCCGCCGTTTCGACGGGGCAGCCGGGGGGCGGCGCGGCTGGGGCATGGGCACGATGGGGCGCATCAACCCGGAAGTCTCCGCCGCCGGGGCATCGCTGCGAAGCCGCGCCCGCTACCTTGCCGCGAACAACCCTTGGCTGGCGCAAGCCGTCGCCAACTGGGCTGGGGCTTTGGTCGGGCCGGGCATCGTGCCCACGGCGAAGCACCCCGATGCGGAGCTGTCCGCCTATTTCCAGAACTGGGCTGATGAAGCCGACGCTGATGGCCGAACCGACTTCTGGGGCCTGCAATCCGACATCGCCCGGGGGGTGGTCATCGACGGCGAAGCCTTCGTCCAGATCATCACCACGGAAGCCGGGCCGAAGCTCCGCTTGATACCGCCCGAGCTGGTGGACGAGTCCCTGACCCGTGAACTGGCGGACGGGGCTTGCATCGTGCAGGGGGTGGAGTTTGACGCGGACGGCAACCGGGTGGCCTATCACGTCCTGCCCAGTCGCCCGCATGACCAATTCGCCAACTATGCCCCGCCTGTCCGGGTCCCGGCGGATGACATTCTCCACATCATGAAGCCGCTTGCCGCCGGTCAGGTGCGCGGAGTCAGTTGGATCGCCCCCGTCATCCTGCCCGCCTCCGACTTTGACCAGCTCTGTGACGCGCTCTTGGTGGGCGTGAAGGTCGCGGCGATGCACTCCGCGTTCCTTGTGGACATGAACGGCACGGCGGGCGAGCCCTATGACGGCACAGAGTCGGGCGGCATCATGGAAACCGGCCTTGAGCCCGGCACCATGAAGCGACTGCCCACCGGCTATGACGTGAAGTTCAACACGCCCGGGCAGACGCAGGAGATTGGCGCGTTCCTCCGGCTCAACCTGCAACAGCTTGCCGCCGGTCTGGGCTTACCAGAGCACTTGGTTAGCGGAGACCTTACTGGCGCAAACTATTCCAGCCTGCGGGCCGGGCTTTTGCCGTTCCGGCAGCGGGTGGAGCAAGTCCAGTATGGCACCCTTGTTCCCCAGCTTCTCCGCCCGATCTGGCGGCGCGTTGTCACCTTCGGCGTCCTGTCTGGCGAGCTGGCAGCCCCCGACTTCGAGACGAACCCCCGGGCCTATCTGGCCTGCGAATGGCTGCCCCCGAAGCCCATGCAGGTGGACCCGCTCAAGGACGTGCAAGCGACCGTTGCGGAGCTGGAAGCCGGACTGACCAGCCGCCGCAAGGCCGTGGCCGAACGAGGTTGGTCAGTCAAAGACCTGGACTCGGAAATTGCCGCCGATCCGCACACCCCCAAGCGCAAGGAGTCCGACAATGCCGCTTGA
- a CDS encoding prohead protease/major capsid protein fusion protein: protein MPLDLFTRRAAFRPTTLDRDNRTVRVTVSTGAAVQRRGYIERLTLPDPQSIVGLPVLNSHRQDGLDNLLGRVVAAGVDDAGLWADVQISQRADWLLEEIEAGIVTSASIGYRQGKATRSTDPETGQSVRTIVPEISEISFVPVPADKGATIRSKNVENDEITVDENATETREDERAQTRAAIRQIARSAGLTSEQADDMVDRELSITEARAEAFEAMQDRGRTTPRIRTAHREADNPATVLQHRSDALYARTSGEAPSDGARPYMGETLRDMARACVEATGTSTRAMDTDQLFRAAMHTTSDFPQLLTSTGNRTLVTAYQAAQSAVKTTLARQSTLADFRPGTRLKLSDIGTLGKVSESGEIKHTSRAEASESYALDTYATQFAISRKALINDDLGGLNDWGATAGRMAAETEANLLLSLLLSNPTMGEDNTALFHADHGNLASSGTSLGSVADINALGAARKAMRGMKALDGKTPINATPRYLLVGPESETAAEQILAQIYAASYQDANPFSGRLTLLVEPRITDESWYVFADPAVLPVLEYSYLSSAQGPQMASREGWDVLGMEFRVVLDFGCGAVDWRGAYLNPGDA, encoded by the coding sequence ATGCCGCTTGACCTCTTCACCCGCCGGGCGGCCTTCCGCCCGACGACGCTTGACCGCGACAACCGCACCGTCCGCGTGACCGTCTCGACCGGGGCCGCCGTCCAGCGACGGGGCTACATCGAACGGCTGACGCTGCCCGACCCGCAGAGCATCGTGGGGCTGCCCGTGCTCAACTCGCACCGGCAAGACGGGCTCGACAACCTACTGGGCCGCGTGGTGGCGGCTGGCGTGGATGACGCGGGCCTCTGGGCCGACGTGCAAATCTCGCAGCGGGCGGACTGGCTTCTGGAAGAGATCGAAGCCGGAATCGTGACCAGCGCCAGCATCGGCTACCGCCAAGGCAAGGCCACCCGCTCCACCGATCCCGAAACCGGGCAATCGGTGCGGACCATCGTCCCCGAAATCTCGGAAATTTCTTTCGTCCCCGTGCCCGCCGATAAGGGGGCCACAATCAGGAGTAAAAACGTGGAAAACGACGAAATCACGGTGGATGAAAACGCCACCGAAACCCGCGAAGACGAGCGGGCGCAGACCCGGGCAGCGATCCGGCAAATTGCCCGTTCCGCTGGCCTGACCAGCGAACAGGCTGACGACATGGTGGACCGTGAGCTGTCCATCACCGAAGCCCGGGCGGAAGCCTTTGAGGCAATGCAGGACCGTGGCCGCACCACGCCGCGCATCCGCACGGCTCACCGCGAGGCAGACAACCCCGCCACGGTCCTGCAACACCGCTCCGACGCGCTCTATGCGCGGACCTCTGGCGAAGCCCCGTCTGATGGGGCGCGGCCCTATATGGGCGAGACGCTGCGCGACATGGCACGGGCTTGCGTGGAGGCGACCGGCACCAGCACCCGGGCGATGGACACGGACCAGCTCTTCCGCGCTGCCATGCACACCACGTCCGATTTTCCCCAGCTTCTCACCAGCACCGGCAACCGGACGCTGGTGACGGCCTATCAGGCGGCGCAGAGCGCGGTGAAGACCACGCTGGCGCGGCAGTCCACCCTTGCCGACTTCCGGCCCGGGACGCGGCTCAAGCTGAGCGACATCGGCACTCTGGGCAAGGTGAGCGAGTCGGGCGAGATCAAGCACACCAGCCGGGCGGAAGCGTCCGAGTCCTATGCGCTCGACACCTACGCCACCCAATTCGCGATCAGCCGCAAGGCGCTCATCAACGATGACCTTGGCGGCCTGAATGACTGGGGTGCAACGGCGGGCCGCATGGCGGCGGAGACCGAAGCCAACCTGCTGCTGTCGCTGCTGCTGAGCAATCCGACGATGGGCGAAGACAACACCGCGCTCTTCCATGCCGATCACGGCAACCTCGCAAGCTCCGGCACGTCGCTGGGCAGCGTGGCGGACATCAACGCTCTGGGCGCGGCCCGCAAGGCCATGCGCGGCATGAAGGCACTGGACGGCAAGACCCCGATCAACGCCACGCCTCGTTATCTGCTGGTCGGGCCGGAGTCGGAGACGGCGGCAGAGCAAATCCTCGCCCAAATCTACGCCGCGAGCTATCAGGACGCCAACCCGTTCTCGGGCCGCCTGACGCTGCTGGTAGAGCCGCGCATCACCGATGAGAGCTGGTATGTCTTCGCTGACCCGGCTGTCCTGCCCGTGCTCGAATACAGCTATCTCAGCTCCGCTCAGGGGCCGCAGATGGCGTCCCGCGAAGGCTGGGACGTGCTGGGCATGGAGTTCCGCGTGGTGCTCGACTTCGGCTGCGGTGCGGTCGACTGGCGCGGGGCCTACCTCAACCCGGGTGACGCCTGA
- a CDS encoding phage terminase large subunit family protein, with protein MTDALTITRRNALRALTPPPRLSLSEWIETHMRLPEGVSALPGRVSLWPYQREIADAISDPTLERVTVVKSVRVGMTTLLTGALASYVANEPAPIMVLLPTEADCRDYTVSDLEPIFEATPALRGLISAEADDTGRSTLLSRRFPGGSLKIIAAKSPRNLRRHNVRVLLIDEADAMEAGVEGSPITLAERRTLSFANRKIILGSTPTLEATSNVLRAYARSDQRVYEVPCPECGHFHEIQWSDIVWPEGEPQKAAYVCPECGCVVEERHKAAMVQNGRWRATQAHVEGHAGFRLNALVSTLANASWGKLAAEFVEAKKQPDTLQVFVNTILAQGWREAAEEIDEAALAARAEPFGLPDAIPADVLFVTAGVDVQRDRLEVVFLGWGRDDIFVLSQFVIWGNPMADDVWAELDDALKTIWKHPKGGILHVDAAAVDAGDGETMDRVINFCRPRSSRRVYAIKGAAGNRPVIRASDTRGSRLFIVGVESVKGQLTSRLSRGKTVRFSDSLEGRFYEELASERLVMRYVKGAPVRQWERIPGRRAESLDCVVYAMAVRSLVNAKVERREEEVEAKTLPKAAPSVVKSSWLDR; from the coding sequence ATGACTGACGCGCTCACCATCACCCGCCGCAACGCGCTCCGGGCTCTGACCCCGCCGCCGCGCCTGTCCCTGTCCGAGTGGATCGAAACCCACATGCGGCTGCCCGAGGGCGTTTCCGCTCTTCCGGGCCGCGTGTCGCTCTGGCCCTACCAGCGTGAGATAGCCGACGCCATTTCCGACCCGACCCTTGAGCGGGTCACGGTCGTCAAATCGGTCAGGGTTGGCATGACCACGCTGCTGACCGGGGCGCTGGCGTCCTATGTGGCCAACGAACCGGCCCCGATAATGGTGTTGTTGCCGACCGAGGCCGATTGCCGGGACTACACCGTCTCGGACCTTGAGCCGATCTTTGAGGCGACCCCGGCGCTGCGCGGGCTCATCTCTGCCGAGGCTGACGACACGGGTCGCTCTACGCTGCTGAGCCGACGCTTTCCGGGCGGCTCGCTCAAGATCATCGCGGCGAAGAGCCCCCGCAACCTCCGCCGCCACAACGTCCGCGTCCTGCTCATAGACGAAGCCGACGCGATGGAGGCGGGCGTGGAGGGCAGCCCGATCACACTGGCGGAACGGCGCACCCTGAGCTTTGCGAACCGCAAAATCATTCTGGGCAGCACCCCTACCCTTGAGGCCACGTCCAACGTGCTCCGGGCCTACGCCCGCTCCGATCAGCGGGTCTATGAGGTGCCATGTCCCGAGTGCGGGCATTTCCACGAAATCCAGTGGTCGGATATTGTCTGGCCCGAGGGTGAGCCGCAGAAGGCCGCCTACGTCTGCCCTGAGTGCGGTTGCGTAGTGGAAGAGAGGCACAAGGCGGCGATGGTGCAGAATGGCCGCTGGCGGGCCACACAGGCGCATGTAGAGGGCCACGCGGGCTTCCGGCTCAATGCTCTTGTCTCGACGCTGGCGAACGCCTCATGGGGCAAGCTGGCGGCGGAGTTCGTGGAAGCCAAGAAGCAGCCCGACACGCTTCAGGTCTTCGTCAACACCATCCTTGCCCAAGGCTGGCGCGAGGCCGCCGAGGAAATCGACGAAGCGGCGCTGGCTGCCCGGGCGGAGCCGTTCGGGCTGCCGGATGCGATCCCGGCGGACGTGCTTTTCGTGACCGCTGGCGTCGACGTGCAGCGCGACCGGCTAGAAGTCGTCTTTCTGGGCTGGGGCCGGGACGACATTTTCGTGCTGAGCCAATTCGTGATCTGGGGCAATCCGATGGCGGACGACGTGTGGGCAGAGCTGGACGACGCGCTGAAGACCATCTGGAAGCATCCCAAGGGAGGCATCCTCCACGTGGACGCGGCGGCGGTCGACGCGGGCGACGGCGAGACGATGGACCGGGTGATTAACTTCTGTCGTCCGCGCTCTTCCCGCCGGGTTTACGCGATCAAGGGGGCCGCCGGGAACCGCCCCGTGATCCGGGCGAGCGACACACGGGGCAGCCGCCTTTTCATTGTGGGCGTGGAATCGGTCAAGGGGCAGCTCACCAGCCGCCTGAGCAGGGGCAAGACCGTTCGGTTCTCAGATAGCCTTGAGGGGCGCTTTTACGAAGAGCTGGCCTCCGAACGGCTGGTAATGCGCTATGTGAAGGGGGCACCCGTGCGGCAATGGGAACGGATACCGGGGCGGCGGGCGGAATCGCTGGATTGCGTGGTTTATGCGATGGCCGTTCGGTCGCTGGTCAACGCCAAGGTGGAGCGCCGCGAAGAGGAAGTGGAGGCGAAGACCCTTCCCAAAGCGGCCCCCTCTGTGGTCAAGTCATCTTGGCTGGACAGATAG